TGCTACACTACTGAAGCTCTCCGACAGGGACAGGAGAATTTTGCTCGTAAGTGGTATATCCGGTGGGATAGGGAGCGTCTTTTTAGCTCCACTGGCGGGAGCGTTCTTCGGAATAGAGGTCCTGTATAAAAGGGACTATGAGGTGGATGCCCTAGTTCCGGCAATAGCATCATCAATAATCGCATACATAGTCTTGGAGATTCTGCTCTCCAACATTGCGGGCGTTCCTTTTGGGAAGATAAGTATATTCAGGGTACCCTCGCTATCGATAAACTCACCTGTAGAGTACCTAACGTATGCTGCGCTCGGGATAATCTCCGGAGCAGTCGGATTGCTGTACATTTTCAGTTATGATTTCACAAAAAGACTGTTCAAAAAACTCAGGGTTCCGGATTACATCAAACCAGCAATAGGTGGGCTAATTGTGGGAATCATGGGAATGCGCATTCATGAGGTGCTGGGGATAGGTTACGGATACGCCCAGATGGTACTGTCAGAGTGCACACAGTTTACAATAACATTTCTACTTGTTCTGGTATTCGCAAAGATTTTCGCAACAGTCCTAACAGTTGGCAGCGGTGGAAGTGGAGGACTATTTGCGCCCTCTCTTGTAATAGGGAGTTTCCTGGGTGGTGCGGTTGGCCTATTTTTTAATGGTGTGATGCCAGACATCGTCACCCAACCAGAAGCCTATGCACTGATAGGAATGGCATCCTTTCTGTCCGGAGCATCTAAAACGCCACTGACAGCAATATTTCTTGTTCTTGAGATTACAGGACAGTACGCACTGCTCCCGGCAATAATGGTCGCTTCCACGATCTCCTACATAATTACTAAAGATTACACGCTCTACTCCAACCAGGTTCCAACCAGAGTTGAAAGTCCTGCACACAGAAACGAAATGATCGTAGACCTTCTTGAAGATATCAGGGTGGGAGATGCCATGGTTTCGGCTGAAGATATCATAACTGTAAAACCAGATGATACGGCGCAACATGTTTTGAGACTCGTTGAAAAAACCGGGCATATAGGGTACCCGGTCGTAGAAGGGGGCAGGCTCGTTGGAATAATAACATTTGATGATGTAGAAAGGGTGCCCGTAGAAAATAGGGACAGGGTGAGGGTTGGAGACATCATGACGACAAGACTAATTGTAACATACCCGGATGAAGACCTTAGGTCAGCCCTAACGAAGATGGTAAGCCACAATATAGGAAGACTTTTAGTGGTCCCGAGAGATGATGAGTCAAAGCTACTGGGTATTATTACAAAAGCAGACATACTGAGAGCGTATGCAAAGGTCAGGTCTCAGCTTGCATCATCTTAGAAGTTCCAAAAAACTTTAATGACTTTATACACCACATTCACTGTGAATCTGAACCTGATCGAGGCTGCAGTA
The DNA window shown above is from Archaeoglobus neptunius and carries:
- a CDS encoding chloride channel protein, producing MLKTRPPLRFVFRLFLSIIIGVITGFASFALYYLTQFFTKLFLYGMGNLTLPRPGGEVEIVKFDYYFGTVPLFLLPAIGGLIVGFVAYKFAPETAGGGTGKIIEAFHNSRGFVRARVPAIKTVISAVTIGSGGSAGREGPITQIGGGIGSTIATLLKLSDRDRRILLVSGISGGIGSVFLAPLAGAFFGIEVLYKRDYEVDALVPAIASSIIAYIVLEILLSNIAGVPFGKISIFRVPSLSINSPVEYLTYAALGIISGAVGLLYIFSYDFTKRLFKKLRVPDYIKPAIGGLIVGIMGMRIHEVLGIGYGYAQMVLSECTQFTITFLLVLVFAKIFATVLTVGSGGSGGLFAPSLVIGSFLGGAVGLFFNGVMPDIVTQPEAYALIGMASFLSGASKTPLTAIFLVLEITGQYALLPAIMVASTISYIITKDYTLYSNQVPTRVESPAHRNEMIVDLLEDIRVGDAMVSAEDIITVKPDDTAQHVLRLVEKTGHIGYPVVEGGRLVGIITFDDVERVPVENRDRVRVGDIMTTRLIVTYPDEDLRSALTKMVSHNIGRLLVVPRDDESKLLGIITKADILRAYAKVRSQLASS